The genome window AGATGAAAATTAGTCTCACTGTTACAATGCAGAGAATGGCAACACTACATGGAATATTACTGTAAATTGGTCATtttcacaaatgaaataaaagtgtgCTTTGAGTCATTGGCATATGTATAGGcctttgaaaattaaaattttttttggCAAACGGTTTCATGTGTCAAATCTAGATTTTTGGGAGTCGCATGGCCACAGTGACCACTGTGCCCTCATCAGATCTAAAGAAGCAATGAACTCTATCACATCATCCGTTTTACTTCATTTACCCCTTAACACATCCCTGTGATCTCTGACTCGAGTCATTGGGTTAATATCTGCAAATTAATTTTGCAGAGCTTAACTTTCAGCCATAATCTTAGATCCCAGGTAATGTGTCCTGTCCCAGCATATTCTGTTTTCTGCAAAGAGACATTAAACAAACCTGGTATCAGACTCAATTTAAGACTACTGTAAACTCTGTGGTAAATGACTGCTTTTCGCTTTCTCTGTTGTTAGCACACTTACCTTAAAACTGACACttcatcatttctgttttcaaacttaaatcaaatgtaaaacaaggGTGTAAAAATACACTTATGTCAACAAGCAACAGTGACAGCCCTCCTTTTGTGAAGACCACCAAGTCTATCTATGCGAGTCCATCGACTTCTCTTCAACTATCCTACGACCTGTTCTCCAAATCCCATCCTCTCCAGTCTACTTCAAGCAGCTGCACCCACACTAATCCCAGCCATTACCCCAATCATTAACACCAGCTAGTCTTGTTTCAAAAGTTCTCTCTCCACAGGATCTATCTATATTAAATTCCTAGGTTccatcatccactcacatggcttttcccaTCATTACTATGCTGAGGACATACAGCTGTTCTGGTCCTTTACACTGGAAGACTCCACTGTCCAATCATGTATTTCTGCCCATTTCTGCTTGATGAAAGAGACACTTCTTCAACTCTCCAAGACAGTCCTAGTCTTCACAGCCGGACATTCAATATAACAAAACAACGGGTCTTCAATGATTGGCCCCGCCAATTCTGCCAGAGATCTGGGAGTCATCGAAGACCAACCTAGTTTTACTGGCCACAGGTTGTCTGTCTCTAgtgcatgcagatttgccctttACAACATCATCTTCCTaagcacttaaatctattaacaaactaaacaaacaaaaaaccttccTTTCTGGCGTTTCTCACACTTAAATGTGTACaattttctgataggacttggCTTtggtgttttctccttgacttagatttttgcttgccttgtaccacactaaatgactgaatgtaaatgtagaaaagCGCTCTACCTTTCAGAATAcccaacccaactcattgtgtaGATGCTGGTTATATCTCATCACAtctaatgcagtttttaatcCGCCAAAAAGGATACAtcacaccacttttcagatctctgcactggcttcctgaaGCCTGCCCACATGAGGTTTAAAGCcgtctcttgcctacagagtggtcaactTAACAGCACCTGCCTAACTTGGCTCCCTCATTCAATTCTACATTCAGGTCCCTCCCGCACAATTTGCCCTGCCAATGAATGGCGTCTGATGGTCCCATCAAAATACAAAAGATCCCGAGCAAAGGTCCCACTTTGGTGGAAAGAGTTATCAAACTGTCCACACTCGGCAGCCTCACTCCCACTATTCAAAAACATCTCTCTTCCACAACTTCCGTCTCATGAAATCGAAACACTTTTCATACAGCTTTGCTTTAATGCTTTCACAGAGATAAACGTCTCtgccaaatgattaaatgtttaaaatacagaagtTAAAACTTAACTTCCAGCTAAGTAGTTATAGTTAAATATCAACACTGTAAAGACTATGAAAGCAATATTCTGCTTATATCAGATGTTCTTCCCTAATTTCATGTATCTGAGGATCAGTATGTGCTACCATCAGAACAacagagtaaaaagaaaaattatcaGAACTAATGTCAATAcctataaaataatgaaaacaaacaaacctgcagCTGGGTGTACTGACAGTTTGCCATCAGACACTCAGGAAACTGGAAACCAGAGTTACTGGGCCAACTGGGTTAAAGTTAAGATTGAACAACACACAGCTGAAGACAGGTGGAGTTAGTAACACCtaagtgtttaaaatacagaaatattcaTTTATGGTAAACATGTATGTAGATCAAAGTGTCATTAACATGTATTTAGTATTAACAATAGAGCACCTAAGCATGTTGGTGAACGTTTCCTATTTCATTAAAATTGCTACACTTAATTATCTAGATTGTCGCGCCAGCCAGTCAGATTTGTATTGCCATAGTCACACAATTAACCAAAAATATTTCTCCACAGgccaaactaaaaaaaaaaaaaggtatttggCATGCTTGCTCTGTGGACTGTTTTCTTAATTCCAATGCAAACTGATTTCACATCTGTGgctgttttttctatttatactgATACATACATTAGACTGATTAAATGGAGACATTTAGTGCTGGAATCAAATTagataaataatatttgtcttttttaaaagggACATTAGAGGACTCAAAGAGTTTTGAGCTTATAGCCCGTTTAATTACTAGAAGACAAACTGGTTTAGAATAGCACATTGTTCTCCATAGATCTATcctattaaatgttttctttttttaaaaacaaaattttcaagaataagaataaaataagcATGCCCTCAGATTCCCCTAGAGGGTTCAGGCCCACCCACCATGTAGACTAATGTGTTGTTAATGTGTATTAAGGATACAGAAGCTGAGCAAGCAGCTGCACAACGCTGGAGACCAAATGGGGCCACAGAAGCAGAGAGCCGCTCTGCTGCTGGTTGTAGATATAAGAGACTATTATCTTCCTGGCCACAGTCTGATAAAACAGCTCCACGACTGTCTGAGGACTCagcactgcagacacacagatgtACAAAGATATACAATGTGACACACAGAAGGCCAtgtttattacatatttaaaaacaatgtgattttgtgtgttacattttaatgtgtttacaaaaatattctAATTACTGTAAATCCCCATGGTTGTTGCCAATGTCAGTAGTAAATATTACACATGCTTAAAAACcttgagaaatataaaaaaaaataaaggctgttgGAACCGTATTttaagactttagcacagcaaAGCTAGCAGACgtatttacttttgttgttaCTTATATCGAAATACCTACAAACCACACATTGTTTTTCCCCTAACTAGCTGCTTAACGAAAGCAGGGTTAACACGGTATATTTGCAGTATTCCAAGCACAAGTACACAAGAGCAGTATTTTTATCAGGACATCCCTAAATAGGAGCAGGCCTGACCTGATCGATTGGTAGAGAGCGCTGGACTGTCAGACAGCTCCAACACAGTCAGGTGCTGCAAGTTAGCatctctgaaacaaaaacatttaacaccaTGTGTAAAACCTGTCCAACTTTCAATTCCATAACACTGTTGTGTACTAAACATAGTCTCCTAAAATTAATCTATATAAACAAAAGCACCCACACCTGACAGTTTAATCACATGTAATTAAgttttattacacacacacacacacacacacacacacacacacacgtgtatttCTACTTGTATTCAGGTGTTTCTGTGATTGTACTCACATGATGTCTATGGGGACAGAGGAGGCGAGGCTCTGACTGATGTGTTTAAGGACGTGATATGAGGACAGAAGGTGGGAGCAGCGAGGAATCAGATCctgctggagctgcagcagctgggcCCCCCCACCCAGAaaaacctgaacacacacacacaaccttttcAGTAACAGAATCATTGAATTAACTGTTTTTCTCTGATCATGTTTTGCATGTGGAAAAACTGGTTGACGttgagtaacattttttttccccctcagttttagaaatgtttaataaatacgTATTCAATTCGGGAATTACATATAGTGAGTGTCTTCAAACCCACAAAGAGCTTTATGCAGCCAGGTGAGTTTAAATATCTGATACAGTGGTCTGGAAGTTGACTAATAGTTTGCTGTGGCTCACCATAGAAACATTGTCAGGCTGGTTGTGTTTTGTATCATTCTTTTATCATGCTTTTTATGAACATGCATGTAAatatgtgtactgtgtgtgcgTCTACATACATTGTCTCCAAAGCGCAAGTAGAGTTTCTGCAGGATGAGCAAGTCTCTGCAGAACAGTGCTCTGGTCATGGCCATGTGACACACAGCCTGACAGACAACAGACACTGCAGAGCTGCTGCCGTACAGCTGAGATAGGTTAATCCTTGTGTTCAGACTTTGACCTGTCAaagatacaaacatttttaatatatttaaaatcttaTAAAGTCACAACATGGTGTGTTTAAGGTTCAACAGCATGGTGACACAAAACCTGAAAACCCTCATACCAGGAGCGATGGGTCCTTCTCCGGTAATGTCAGAGTCTGTCTCCAGGTCCAGCTCCCTTAGTAGGACAATCATGGCTGCCATTGGGTTCCTAATGTCCTGCAGCTTGTTCTGGATGTCCTCGATCACATTATCACTGCAGGACATAGACACAGAAACATTAGTAGTATTtcgattcaagattcaaacaactgtaTTGATCTCattgggaaattgtgttgccttttcACAGCTTCTCGCCAAGTGAAAAGTAGAAAGAACatggggaggaaaaaaacaaaacaaaaaaccttccaccaaaccaagactaTAGACAAGTAAGCTTGAGgagtaaatgaaataaaaacaatactatttgtcattttgacaggagggggatgagttgaacagtttaatggccaccgACAGGTTTTTATATTGGAGATGTTAGATTTAGAGATTGTttaatgatgtttaatgttttaccaCAGACAAATATGGAATCTGGGCAGACAAcaaattggttttgttttagaaatgacACGAGAATAATGAATTTGAACAGAATCAGGTTCAAAATATGTTAACcaatcaacagctttcagcttgtcctttCAGGGCTTGCCACAGTAaaacgtgttctgcacattgatatGGCAgaagtttttacgccagatgcaaTTCCTGTCGCAACCCCCACAgtgggccacacctggtggggtgggattcaaacccgctgtcttctgcatcccaatgcccaatgctctaccactgagcccccGTTAGGTTCATGATAATAGCaaattaatagttttattttagcacAATATTAATCCAGAAAAGCGTAAATCAGATGGCAGTGACAAcaacaatacataaaataactgacttgTTGTTGGACAACATATTCTCCAGGATGAGCTCTGCAGCATTCTCGGGTGACTCCAGATGTTGCAGAGCTTTTTCCATCACATATGCCATCTCTCCAGAAACTGCATCACTGACCATTCGCAGGCACTGAACAAGCTGCAGCACGTCACGCCCCCCCTCCAGGTCTGAGGATCATAAAGATGCATTCAACTAAATTATACACAgtctgaagaaaataaaataaaattcagacttttatttcaaaggggaaagttttatgttttaatgtcaaaatgtcagtgactaccacatcatttagccattttttttttaaattaacaaatccAGGTCtgtgctgtaagtttttatatatatatatatatatatatatatatatatatatatatatatatatatatatatatatatatatatatatatatatatatatatatatatatatatatatatatatatatatatatatatatatatatatatatatatatatatatacacacacacacacacacacacacatataaaattaaaaataaagataccCTCAGTGATGGGTGTCTCCTCCTCTGACGACAGATACTCGTCGTAGGAAAGGTACAAATGATCCACAGCGAAGCATGGGAGCAGGAAGGAGATGAAGCCCTgagacacataaaaaaaaaagaagatttaaGCGATTTCACAGCAAATCAATAATTCGCTTCATGTCAGCAAGATTCTGGTGGTTTACCTATCTGATGTTAGTTTACTATGCTAAGGTGAAATCACACTGACTGATAAAGTTCTTTACAATAGATCTTTGGGGATTCACAGGCACCAAAAAGAGTTTACTAGATGCAATAAACAGTCAggaatattaataaattaatatttccaATCACGTGAAGAGGCTAATGAACATGAGCAAAAGGACAGGCAAATAGGAAAAAATCCTTATCTGTTAGTAGGCAGGATCTATGtgtcaacatgaaaaaaaaaacacatattatgTTAAACTGTTTCCCACATATGCATACGTCAAGTCTATTTAGCCAAGAGAGTGACAATTCTATATTTAGGTGGTCATAGATCACTATCGTTGCATTCCATTTGAAACCTGACCTAGAGCTGTAAGACGTCTGATCCATTTATCAACAGTCTGAATCATATTTTGTAATCTACTGTATGGGACCTGCACATAGCTGGGGAAATGTGCATCAACAAAGCACAGCTGTCTGTAGGCAAAGATTGTCTCTATGAGGTGAGCAGTAGCACTATAAGACCTGTAAACAATCACATAGGAATGAGGGCATGGTATCAAAAACCAAACCACCAACTAATCCttcattttcaattcaactttattcatatagcgccaattcacaacaatgtcatctcaaggcactttacagctTCATTACATTATACAGCTCTAATGTTAGCTTTGAATGAGGACCTGTGTTTAAAGTTAGTAGCTGTTAGGAAATAAACTTTGCCTGAGACAGTAGGCTGTTAATGTGTAAATACTAAGCTGAGGTGCAAACTGTGAGGGTCCAAAAATGTGACACCATTTTTCTTATGTACaaggaaatttttttttacaaatactgtaaaacactagtacaaagaaaaagagtaaaaagaaaactttacaaTTTATCATCCAAACTCTATTAATTACTGAATTATTGTATTAATATGAAGTTTACTGTTCAAtgctaaaataaatttaaatttaagacTTTTTATGGactactttaaattaaatttacgACCAGGCTATTTAATCTATAGGCACACAGGAAAATGGGTATGGGTAAAACAGAAAGTCACACTCAGTTTTAACCTACACTGAGCTTTGCCAACAAGCAAAGAAGAGGCAATTTATTGGAGCTATGACCAGAGAACCATGATGTAACATTTTTGCTTGTTGTGCTGCCACAATATCAGCATTGGCCACCAAATACTGACTCTTTTGCAAGTTGGTTAAAATCCTATTACAATATAGAGTTGCACGCAGTGTGTTTGATCTTAAAGTGTCCACATTTTAGATTACCTgggcattttatttttccatactTCATTGTTACATACCAagttaaaatcatttaaaatatcacCAATAAGCAAACTAGATAATTGAAACAGACTGACGATGTAAGGAGTATTATCTCTAATCTACCAAAagttaaaatgtccaaaaagttTTGTTTCAACTTTTCATTCATAGAACattgaatataaatatttttaccaGATAGCTAAAAATCTTGTGACTGTCAAAACTCCATTATGAAGTAGGCTGTCTTACCGtacatcttcttttcctttcagcttttcactttcaggggttgccacagcaaatcatctaCCTCCATTTAACCCTatcctctacatcctcttctctcGCTCAAACTAacgtcctctctcactacatccataaatctcaaAACTACATTCGTGGGCGACTGTTGTGCAGGAGGTAGCGCAGGTTTCCACCAATCCCACGGTTGTtgggtttgatccctggctccttcggtcacatgtcatacgagtgtccttgagcaagacactaaaccccaacatAGCTGCTCCCGGTAAGtataggccagctgcatagcagctcccccatcagtttgagagtttgtttgtgtgattgcGAGTGCAAATGGGTTAATGAAAAACAGTGttaagtgctttgagtgccaacaggtagaaaagcgctatataagtgcagaccatttaccaaagaTATTGTAGTAAAAGCTTATTGCCTATGACCTGACACACGGCACTCCTGGCAAGAGTACCCGGGCAAACACTGTACAGTTCAACCAAATTTTAGCCCTGATCCCACTGAGCACAACTGGTTGTTTGTTGTGTAGTTATGTGGATTGTAAAATGAAGCGAATCACAAATCATGTTTAAAATTGATACTAAAGTGaacagaaataattatttttttccatgacTGAAATTTTTTAGGGGTGTCAAGGTTCCATGACTGTTCAAACCCTGTTTGACACACCTTGCTAAAAACAGGATCATACAAACAGGATTTCTTGCACCACAAATTGCAGGATCAGCTGATTGCTTTTCTGAAGAGATCCCAGtctggattgacagttttgtatACTATAGAGAAACTCAGTCCATTCTGATTGTTGAGGTGTTAAATGTTATACAATTTACCTCATATAGACCATCATTGCCTGTTTCTTTACCAATGTGCATAGAGCATTTGTCCTGTCATtagtttaaattacaaaattaacaaacaaaagcagatcTGAGCTgctatttgacattttaagcaaCAAACAAGGTGGTCAACTATACCTGAGTGGGTCACCCAAATATATTGTATGTTTGGGAATCACTAGGTATATCTTTGCTTCTGGGTTCTGCATGCTCTTTTCTATGTAATACCCAATCCGtacaattcttttaaaatagAGTTCTCTGTCCTCACCTTCCTTAACAGACAGACCATGGAAGTGTGTTGGCTCACAGTCAGACCCACAGGTGTGGACAGAGCCTCCTGATACTGCAGACAGCAGGCGTGGAACTTAGACCAGAACTCCACCTGCAGCTGACGGTATTCCTCCTGAGAAAACTCAAATTCTGTCACACTGCTCTGCAGCTGGTGGGTGAGGCAATGGCAAAGAGAGGGGGAGGAAGGGACAGAGGGTTAGGACTAGAACAAAAAACTGATCATGTGTCACTGACACTGGTTTTACAAACTTCCAACTAATTTCACACATCtcacaaaaaacaaccaaaaaggtGTTTTTCCATTAAACCTTGTCAGGCAAAGTAAATCTTGTATATTTTACCTCACTCTCCACGGCCACTGTTACCTCCTTCTTTAGATTCTCCCAGGCCAGATCTGTGATTCTCTCTGAGCCTCTACGGTAGATCTGTACCACAAAGAACATCTAATCATAATCATCTCAATATTTGGATTAAacactgcataaaaaaatatgtctttcaggaacagtgtttcatttataatttcatatttgGTCATGATTTCATTAAATTTCATCTGGTGCTTTCCTTCTTTTGCAAAGAGagtgaaacagagaaaacacagcaggtaCATTCTCACCTGGAGAGCTTTAACTAAGGCTGAAGCACTGaagtggagaggagagaagagaaccTCAAGATACGTCTCCTggtcacacaaaacaaaaataagatgaATCCCAAAAGGAAAAGTCAGTAAACTGAGCTTTACTTTTCCtggtttatacattttaaagaaaattgaCTAGATGGACTAGTTGGCTAGCAAGGTAGCAGGTTCATGCACTCACTGGCTGCATTTCTCAGTGTCAGGGAATTGTCAAGGGTATTAGTCCATATGAGAGTTAGTACCAACATCATCTCAGCTGAGTTCGTAGGAGTCTACATTACCGCTCAACATGTAACattcagagacaaacagagagaaaggcaCAGGTCTTACTCTGGGGTCCTGGTCCACTCCAATATGGACTTCTTCCTCTGGTGGAGGCTGAACAAACACCTGGTTCCACTGACCTGCTGAGTTACTGTaaaacacgcaaacacacacagactaaaacCCATCATTtagacatatatttttttatatattatttacatcAGAATTTGCCTCAAATCTAAAGTATTtccagaatgtgtgtgtgtgtagtcttATTTGCCTCCTGTTGTGTGAACTGTGATATTCCTACTCACTGTTCAAAGTTGATGTATTTAATAACAGTGGTGTTAGAGTCGTCCACCCACAAACCCCAGATGTCTGTGGTGGTCAAAGCAAAATCCACCAGAGTTTCCTGTTCGCAGACAGACAAGGTTTTAATTCATAATATAAAGGTAGGGGTATAGAGATTATGTGATACAGATTGGAATTTAAATACAACCATAAATAAAGCCACATTGGTTGAAAACTAAAATTCAAACTATAAGGTTAACTATGTTAACAGGGATACTGATACTATACCAGAGAACATTAGAAGAAAAGCCCAAGATACCTAAGATATGTGTAAgctaatgtgtttaaaatgtagtCTTTATGAAGTTGTCAAATTATAATAGCAGCTAAAAAGTGGGTGATTTCAGAATAATATATTACAGAAAGTTTCATTATTATGTCATTAGTGTGTATACATCACTGTTGCAGCTGTAAAGCTGAAGGTGATTTACCGtacattatataatatactTATTGTGATTAATTCCCAATCACATACATCCATAAAGTGATACATTTATTATCTGACATCATTTTGTTCTGATACCCTGCTTCTGAAAAGCAACCAAAGcggtcaaataaaaaaatagcagaCTAAATACTACAATATATCCCTCCAAAGTGTAGCTACAGTTACTTCAAAATAAGAACGTGTACTATGTGAGCAAATGTACTTAGTTCCAACAACACACTTTATATAATGTGTACTTTAAACTGAAGCTAAATTAAATCTGATAATCAGCCCTAAACTCTGCTTGATTTTAGTAAAGGATCAGAATGCGCAGGAGGCACACGATTATTGAAAAATTTGGCTGTGGGAaagagtgttttgtttacagcatatCAGAGCGGTGcatcttatttaaaaaataaaaaataaaaaatacattaaaaaaaggagtATCACTTGACTACAATAAATGCACTCACTCCATCTCGTTTAATTGTGATAATTCAGGTTAGAGCAGCATGCTGCACTCACAAGTTCAGGCACATAATACAAAAATTGTAATAGGGCGCTCAGATGTAAAATTttaacttgtactcagtctggggAAAAGTGGTATTCGGATATCCATTATAAAGTTTTGTACAAATTGACTTATATTTAAGAAGAAAGATCAAAGTTAGTACATACGAGCACTGAGGACAGTAtcagtttaaaaacacaaacactgtgttaGGAAGTGAATATTGCTCCTATTTGTCATAAATGTACCATttcttaaataataattgagtaatattattataataattacatCCTGTTTGCAGTGTAAAGACACCATTATTGGATTCCTATAATACTGACGACGCCTCAATAACATCACAATTCTGAATTAAGTTCTGCAGCCTTTTTATCTGATTTGTCGTGGATTTATGGATATTTATTTGGATGAAATTATGTCGTCAGGTAGTGGAAATCAAAATGAATCATATTGACATGTTTCCTGCCTGTGCGTCTACATGTGTACTTTACCTGCGTGGTGAAGAGGGAAGAGATGTGTTCGAGACTGTAGTGGCTGTTGTCGGTGGCAACCAGCTGCAGCACAGTGAATTGTCCTCTGCCAGGTACAGCgaggtaaacacacaaacacaggccgGTGGTGGAGGAGAAAGCCAGCCTCAGACGGTGGCCCTGACCTGACAGACGTTTCACTCCCTTACAGGCCGGCATGTAATCCAGCATGTCGGCCTCCAGCAGACATGCCTGCTCCTGTGGATGGGGGTAAAATTAGTTACGCAAAACTTCACCTGTGAGGTTGGGTCACAGTACACAGTCAAGTTCactgtacaaatacataaaatgagGTTCTAACCCTGAAGGACCACATGCGCAATTTGTGGTCGTGACATAGGGCAAAGATGAAAGAGTCTTCTTCCAGCTCTCGGGCAGCCAGACTGAGGGCCAAATCAGCAGGACCATGTTCCCCCCGGAGGGCTGTGGGCATCCAGCCAGACAACCTTTGCATCATTGAACTCCTCTTCAGCTCCAACAGCGAAATGCTTCCTGGAACAACCAAACATGCCGTTACTGAGGTAAGAGGTAAAACTTAACCAGACCTCTGATTTAGAGCCTGATACTTGTCTCTTAAAATAACTacacatgaaatgtttttaatggctaataaataaactaaaataaacaggTATGTACTGAGCTGCCAGTGTGTCCAGCAAAGAGCACTGTGACTCTACTCTTACTGTCACAGCTAACTGTTGATATGGATATTTTAACCTAACAACCTGATTGACAGTAACATTCCCCTCATCTCCTTTTTATTGCTTAAATAAACATGCCAGTAGCATGTCTAATATctttaaaacaatacaattcTAATGAGCGTATTACTTTTTCTTCCACTTTGTCAAAAGACACAGCAGTAACATCACCAGGTCTGTATATTTccatttacaaaacattaacCATCCCTGTCCCTAACTCACCCACCATGCTCTACCATCCTTGTTCACAACCTCATCACCTCTTGTATTGACTATTGTAACTCTCTCCCATCATAAGCTCTACATGGTTCAACATTCAGCTGCTCAATCATCATCAAAATGCCCTCATTTCATCAAATCACCTCTATCCTACAGCAACTCCAATTGCTCCCAGTTAAATAAagaatagaattaaaaattCTCCTGTACACCTTTAACTATGCCTCTCCATATCTGTCACATACCCCGCTCTCAGATAATCAGCATCAAGACTTACCAGAGTCAAACATACCTGTTTAAGATTGCCTACTCACTATACGTGCAATTGCATTGTCATTCTTTTTTAAACGTATGTAGCTTTTAATTATCGTCTTACCCAATTTGTTTGGATTGTTTTGTATAGTGTCCTTGAGTGTTCAGAAAGGtgcttataaataaaatgcattactaTTAGTTACTGTGTTGCTAAATTAGATACTACCAATTAGTGGAAGTTTTGCATTTCTGTTGTACTTCAAGTGTGGAGGTTTTTTcaaaaaagcatgttttattCAAAATCCACTGTTTACAGAGTCAAAACAATGGTGTCACTGTCCACatactttaatataaaaaccttACCTTGTGTGTCATGAGGTGGCAGAGTCACCACCACGATGCCTCCGGCAGGTGAAGCCAGGGTGTAGTGAGCCTCTCCCCGGTGACTAAGCCAGGCAGTGGAGGTGGTGGGCCCCCCAGTGTGTCCCACTAAACTTGGGATGATGGCACTGTGGGAGGGGTCCTGGAGACTCAGCTTCCCCACATCAGTGAAAATGGACTGCATGTGAAGCTCCGTCACAAGCTCCTAGACACAACACAGGAGAAGTGTTTGACACTGATtacttcaattcaactttatttatatagcgccaattcacaacaaagtcatctcagggcactttacagaataaagtcaagattataaagatatataaagagaacccaacaattccccctggagcaagccataggcaacagtggagaggaaaaactccctttaacggaagaaacctccagcagaaccaggctcagggt of Channa argus isolate prfri chromosome 23, Channa argus male v1.0, whole genome shotgun sequence contains these proteins:
- the nup160 gene encoding nuclear pore complex protein Nup160 isoform X2 yields the protein MAAMLERSFIEICGFERETLHRVREVTVNLGLTALPGGVKFPNCAGAFHYEESGNLLSVTSNRFIHWSTSGDTVQLVEQSLDTNLLNNAVRLRFTHCTVLPGGVYIQETLNNVIILICTNQSVHRLVLPHPTRMYRSELVTELHMQSIFTDVGKLSLQDPSHSAIIPSLVGHTGGPTTSTAWLSHRGEAHYTLASPAGGIVVVTLPPHDTQGSISLLELKRSSMMQRLSGWMPTALRGEHGPADLALSLAARELEEDSFIFALCHDHKLRMWSFREQACLLEADMLDYMPACKGVKRLSGQGHRLRLAFSSTTGLCLCVYLAVPGRGQFTVLQLVATDNSHYSLEHISSLFTTQETLVDFALTTTDIWGLWVDDSNTTVIKYINFEHNSAGQWNQVFVQPPPEEEVHIGVDQDPRETYLEVLFSPLHFSASALVKALQIYRRGSERITDLAWENLKKEVTVAVESELQSSVTEFEFSQEEYRQLQVEFWSKFHACCLQYQEALSTPVGLTVSQHTSMVCLLRKGFISFLLPCFAVDHLYLSYDEYLSSEEETPITEDLEGGRDVLQLVQCLRMVSDAVSGEMAYVMEKALQHLESPENAAELILENMLSNNNDNVIEDIQNKLQDIRNPMAAMIVLLRELDLETDSDITGEGPIAPGQSLNTRINLSQLYGSSSAVSVVCQAVCHMAMTRALFCRDLLILQKLYLRFGDNVFLGGGAQLLQLQQDLIPRCSHLLSSYHVLKHISQSLASSVPIDIIDANLQHLTVLELSDSPALSTNRSVLSPQTVVELFYQTVARKIIVSYIYNQQQSGSLLLWPHLVSSVVQLLAQLLWPSNSGFQFPECLMANCQYTQLQEYVRLIGPWCQVNIGSCRFMLGQCYLANGEGQKALQCFQEAATEVEKEEFLMRLTGTEDDEAASTPRLQYYNKVLRLLEDVGLPELVIQLTSLALTEAANDISSQAALWTRIFKHHLDLGHNSEAYEALTQNPDSSMQLDCLRQLVVVLCERSQLQDLVQFPYINLHDEVVSIIESRARGLDLLAHNYYELLYAFHINRHNYRKAGTVMFEFGMRLGREVRTRLGLQKQVNCYLAALNCLRLIRPEYAWIVQPASGAVYERPGASPKRNSDGEFSSEPVKRQIDILELKDLEKEYILSRSRLTLAQHHLPSAAIAGSATAEEMVTLLVQTGLFDSALSLCQTFRLNLSPVFEGLAFKCVKLQFGGEDTQNEAWIWLAANQLSSVINTKESSATDEAWRLLASYLDKYLSPNGQHHRCVINKLLSHSVPLPDWLVKSYKAMDAASLLRLYLNFDLLEAAAELVLEYVDALLGRGHQYFGIERPLSATSSLVWLPYTSIDQLLQALSETQTNSIIFNKVRDKLEDYHKLVDKTTRLRLIAR